Part of the Pseudanabaena sp. BC1403 genome, GATCGTATATCGCCAAAACCAACAGCTTTATCAGCAAGGGGCGATCGCATCACGAGATCTTGATGCGTCAAGAACGACTATGGAAGCTAATCTCGCTAGAGTTTCGCAAACGCGAGAGGCATTATCCTTGCAACGAGCAGGCTCACGTCCTGAAGAAATCGATCGCGCAGAAGCGCAAGTTGTCGCTGCCGCAGGATCTTTGCAAAATGTGCAAGCTCAGCTAGAAGATACAATCATTCGTGCTCCCTTTGATGGGGTGGTAGTCAGAAAATATGCTGATCCAGGGGCATTTGTGACACCGACAACATCTGGAAGCGCGGTGAGTTCGGCAACGGCATCTTCGATTCTTGCGCTTGCTAGCAATAATCAAGTTGTCGCCAATGTCGCTGAGGCGAATATTGCTCAAATTAAGATTGGGCAAACAGTTACTTTACAAGTTGATGCTTATCCTAATAAAAAGTTTAATGGCCGTGTCGTGTCGATCTCGCCGCAAGCGATCGTTAATCAAAATGTCACCAGTTTTGAAGTGAAAGCCGAAATCACTTCTCAAGATAAGCAAATGCTGCGATCGGGTATGAACGCCAGCTTGGAGTTTAAGGCTGGTGAATTAAAGAATGTGCTGGTTGTGCCAACAGTTGCGATCGTGCGTCAGCAAGGTAGCACAGGTGTATATGTGAAGACCGATCAGAGTACAGCCCCTGTATTTACACAAATTGAAACAGGTGTAACTGTTGACGATAAGACCGAAGTGAAATCGGGATTGACAGGCGACGAAAAAATCTTTGTTTCCTTCCCTGAAGGTTCACGTCCAAAGACCGAGCCTAGAGGAGTTCCCGGATTAACACCTGCTTCTCCACAAAGGCAACGTGGTTAGACAAATTTGAGAGTGACACTTCACGGCATTCTTAACAAATATCTAGGTTTTAAATTGAAAAGCACGATGAATTTATGCAAAAGTCAAAACCTATAACCAAATCGCCAGCAAAACCATTGACAAAGCCACGTATCCAAGTTGCTAAGGTTCCCTTTTCGGAAATTCTGACAATGGCAGCAGAATCTCTATGGAA contains:
- a CDS encoding efflux RND transporter periplasmic adaptor subunit, producing MQSEKELEPKEVDITNDLSDFPDELDRPKKKFMGKWRWRIAIVLILVAVSGGGYYAYTQLIAPANNQSTRKRDRTVAIKRTDLQIIVTANGTIQPEKSINVSPKSSGRLKSLLVKEGENVRIGQILAYMDESNTLGQITQADGNLAAAQASLDLLRAGNRPQDISQAQANLTNAQATLEQSEIVYRQNQQLYQQGAIASRDLDASRTTMEANLARVSQTREALSLQRAGSRPEEIDRAEAQVVAAAGSLQNVQAQLEDTIIRAPFDGVVVRKYADPGAFVTPTTSGSAVSSATASSILALASNNQVVANVAEANIAQIKIGQTVTLQVDAYPNKKFNGRVVSISPQAIVNQNVTSFEVKAEITSQDKQMLRSGMNASLEFKAGELKNVLVVPTVAIVRQQGSTGVYVKTDQSTAPVFTQIETGVTVDDKTEVKSGLTGDEKIFVSFPEGSRPKTEPRGVPGLTPASPQRQRG